The sequence TAAGGTTCCTATGTTCACTTCCGGTTGAATAGGCAAAGCCAACACTTACCATCTCAGGATGTGAAAGATGCTACTTATTGAAGGTGGTGATTAATTTAACCTTTCCAAAAGATTCTTTCAACTACATATATTAATAAACATGAGTCGAAATAGTCGGAGATACATATGAAAGAGTTATTATGTTTGGGAATAGAGTCGACAGCCCACACTTTCGGTGCAGGAATCGTCTCCGAAGATGGCAAGATATATTCGGACTCAAGGGATGTATATGTTCCCGTGATAGGAAGGGGAATACATCCGACAGAGGCTGCGCAACATCATAACATCGCCGCACCTAAAGTTATTTTGGATGCTTTCAGGAAAGCCAATCTAAAACCCGGAATGATTGACATCATAGCCTACTCATGTGGACCAGGCCTCGGTCCATGTTTACGCGTCGGCGCAACAATAGCTAGAGCACTATCAACTTACCTATGCAAACCTCTAGTTCCTGTAAATCATGCGATTGCACATATAGAGATAGCATCTCTAAATACTGGAGCTAAGGACCCGCTGACAGTACTCGTCTCAGGTGGTCACACTGCGATAGTAGCTTATGCTGCTGGCAGGTGGCGTATTTACGGAGAAACCGAGGATATAACACTGGGAAACCTTCTCGACGTGTTTGCTAGGGAGGTTGGTTTACCCTCACCTGGGGGCCCTGAGGTTGAAAGGCTTGCTGAGATGGGAAAGATATTCATAGACCTCCCATATACTGTGAAGGGGAACGATGTAGCTTACTCTGGATTACTATCGGCTGCATTACGTAAGTACAGGGATGGCGTTGATCTTAAGGATTTATGCTTCTCTCTTCAAGAGGTTGCATTCGCAATGATAGCTGAAGCAACAGAAAGATCTCTTGCCCACACAGAAA is a genomic window of Candidatus Bathyarchaeota archaeon containing:
- the kae1 gene encoding N(6)-L-threonylcarbamoyladenine synthase Kae1; translation: MKELLCLGIESTAHTFGAGIVSEDGKIYSDSRDVYVPVIGRGIHPTEAAQHHNIAAPKVILDAFRKANLKPGMIDIIAYSCGPGLGPCLRVGATIARALSTYLCKPLVPVNHAIAHIEIASLNTGAKDPLTVLVSGGHTAIVAYAAGRWRIYGETEDITLGNLLDVFAREVGLPSPGGPEVERLAEMGKIFIDLPYTVKGNDVAYSGLLSAALRKYRDGVDLKDLCFSLQEVAFAMIAEATERSLAHTEKKELLLSGGVAANKRLQGMLESIAREHDVKFYCVDKSLSGDSGVQIAWNGILAYRCGLRIDVKKSHVKSRWRLDQVDIPWRS